One part of the Candidatus Defluviilinea gracilis genome encodes these proteins:
- a CDS encoding VOC family protein, whose product MNQSILHIALVVRDYDEAIAFYTEKLHFTLVEDTYQPEQDKRWVVVAPPNSTGTTILLAKASTPEQESFIGNQAGGRVFLFLNTDDFWRDYNEMVSKGIKFVREPKEQPYGMVAMFEDLYGNLWDLLQVNKTHPLFGR is encoded by the coding sequence TTGAACCAATCCATTCTCCACATCGCCCTCGTTGTCCGTGACTACGACGAAGCCATTGCGTTTTACACTGAGAAACTTCACTTCACGCTCGTCGAAGATACCTACCAGCCCGAGCAGGACAAACGCTGGGTGGTGGTCGCTCCGCCCAACTCAACAGGGACAACCATTCTCCTTGCGAAAGCGTCCACGCCAGAGCAGGAATCCTTTATCGGGAATCAAGCAGGCGGCAGGGTATTTCTCTTCCTCAACACCGACGATTTCTGGCGCGATTACAACGAGATGGTATCGAAGGGAATCAAGTTCGTCCGCGAGCCGAAAGAGCAGCCGTATGGGATGGTCGCTATGTTCGAGGATCTGTATGGAAATTTGTGGGACTTGTTGCAGGTCAATAAGACGCATCCGTTGTTTGGACGGTGA
- a CDS encoding radical SAM protein — MYNLPKIAEEKDDVREAVLHARAYKPIYVKIKVNYGCNLKCEMCKHWRETREPPISMNRFREIISELAELGCKKIHFSGGEPMLRPQLPDLVEHATQLGMRVTLTTNGTLIDKVKAKRLVEAGLRGVNVSIDSPLRKMHEKIRGVEGSFKQTTKAVSLFNKYSHKGKLTVRINTVVGRSNYQTLATLPNLAHELGADGINLIPVDDHCGEHLSMRKKDIALYNSEIAPIIEQRAQELGVNIADEDAFPFGRGDSEVRLGRAGRYAFGYYNKFPCYAPWTHSLIDFNGLVYVCCMTREQIKPLGDVRKQSFTEIWEGAAYRQIRLNMHPPALKPCQRCDDFVVENKKIWETIGPY, encoded by the coding sequence ATGTACAACCTCCCCAAAATTGCCGAAGAAAAAGATGACGTGCGCGAAGCCGTCCTTCATGCGCGCGCGTACAAACCTATTTACGTCAAGATCAAAGTCAACTACGGATGCAACCTCAAATGCGAGATGTGCAAGCACTGGCGCGAGACGCGCGAGCCGCCCATCTCGATGAATCGCTTCCGCGAGATCATCTCCGAACTTGCAGAACTCGGTTGCAAGAAAATCCACTTCTCTGGTGGCGAGCCGATGCTTCGTCCGCAATTGCCTGACTTGGTGGAGCACGCGACTCAACTCGGGATGCGCGTCACACTCACGACGAACGGCACGCTGATTGATAAGGTCAAAGCCAAGCGACTCGTCGAAGCGGGTCTGCGCGGCGTGAACGTTTCGATTGACTCGCCGCTCCGCAAGATGCACGAAAAGATTCGCGGTGTCGAAGGCTCGTTCAAGCAGACGACGAAGGCGGTCTCGTTATTCAACAAATATTCACACAAAGGGAAATTGACCGTCCGCATCAACACAGTTGTCGGGCGATCCAATTATCAAACGCTCGCCACGCTCCCCAATCTCGCGCACGAACTCGGCGCGGACGGGATCAACTTAATCCCTGTTGACGATCACTGCGGCGAGCATTTGTCCATGCGGAAGAAAGACATCGCGCTGTACAACTCCGAGATCGCGCCGATCATCGAACAACGCGCCCAGGAACTGGGAGTCAATATCGCAGACGAGGATGCGTTCCCGTTTGGGAGAGGCGACTCCGAGGTCCGCTTGGGACGCGCTGGGCGATACGCATTCGGCTACTACAATAAATTTCCCTGCTACGCGCCGTGGACGCACAGTCTCATTGATTTCAACGGTCTCGTCTATGTGTGTTGCATGACGCGCGAACAAATCAAACCGCTGGGCGATGTGCGAAAACAATCCTTCACCGAAATATGGGAAGGCGCGGCGTATCGACAGATCCGCTTGAACATGCACCCGCCCGCGCTCAAGCCCTGTCAACGCTGCGATGATTTTGTTGTGGAGAATAAAAAGATTTGGGAAACGATTGGTCCGTATTAA
- the accC gene encoding acetyl-CoA carboxylase biotin carboxylase subunit — protein sequence MFNKVLVANRGEIAVRIIRACRELGIDTVAVYSEADRRGLHVRFADEAYLLGPAPSRESYLRADKIMDIARKANVDAIHPGYGFLAERESFSAMCEEAGIAFIGPKPSSIAAMGDKAEARATVIKAGVPVVPGTEDVGNMTDDELLAKATEIGFPLLIKATAGGGGKGMREVTNLEEMPTLLASARREAESAFGDGNVYLEKLIIDARHIEIQILADKHGNVIHLGERECSLQRRHQKLLEEALSSALDDDLRAKMGALAVKAAKSVDYVNAGTIEFLLDKNKNFYFLEMNTRLQVEHPVTEMVTGIDIVKEQLRIARGRPLSYAQDEVQFNGHAIECRVNAEDPYNNFMPSTGRITHSLLPTGPGVRVDTGVYPGFEITPFYDPMIAKLIVWGETRAQAILRMRRALEEYRIVGVRTNIPFHQTMMDSHRFMGGQYDTRFVEERFSMEDAEENRQDFSEVAAILATLVEHHETEVSSQFVQRNERDASNWRWVSRWERMHR from the coding sequence ATGTTCAATAAAGTATTAGTAGCAAATCGAGGCGAGATCGCGGTGCGCATCATCCGCGCATGCAGGGAGCTGGGCATCGACACCGTGGCGGTCTACTCCGAAGCCGACCGACGCGGGCTACACGTCCGCTTTGCGGATGAGGCATACCTGCTCGGTCCCGCGCCTTCGCGCGAATCCTATTTACGCGCGGACAAGATCATGGACATCGCCCGCAAAGCCAATGTGGACGCGATCCATCCGGGCTACGGCTTCCTTGCCGAGCGCGAATCGTTCTCAGCCATGTGCGAAGAAGCGGGCATCGCATTTATCGGACCGAAACCCTCCTCCATTGCGGCGATGGGAGATAAAGCCGAAGCCCGCGCCACCGTCATCAAAGCCGGTGTGCCGGTGGTGCCGGGCACCGAAGATGTGGGCAACATGACCGACGACGAATTGCTTGCTAAAGCGACAGAGATCGGCTTCCCCTTATTGATCAAAGCCACAGCCGGCGGCGGAGGCAAAGGGATGCGCGAAGTGACCAACCTGGAAGAAATGCCGACCCTGCTCGCCTCTGCCCGACGGGAGGCTGAATCGGCATTTGGGGACGGCAACGTCTACCTCGAAAAATTGATCATCGACGCGCGGCATATCGAAATTCAAATCCTCGCAGATAAGCATGGCAACGTGATCCACCTCGGGGAACGCGAATGCTCCCTACAGCGGCGTCACCAGAAATTGTTGGAAGAAGCGCTCTCCTCCGCGTTGGACGACGATCTCCGCGCGAAGATGGGTGCGCTGGCTGTGAAAGCCGCCAAATCGGTGGACTACGTCAACGCGGGGACGATCGAATTCCTGCTCGACAAGAACAAAAACTTCTACTTCCTCGAAATGAACACGCGCTTGCAAGTGGAGCATCCTGTGACCGAAATGGTGACCGGCATCGACATCGTCAAGGAACAACTTCGCATCGCGCGCGGTCGCCCTTTGAGCTACGCACAAGACGAGGTGCAATTCAACGGTCACGCTATTGAGTGCCGCGTCAACGCCGAGGACCCCTACAACAACTTCATGCCGTCCACCGGGCGCATCACGCACAGCCTGCTCCCCACCGGTCCCGGCGTGCGCGTGGATACGGGGGTGTATCCTGGCTTCGAAATTACGCCATTCTACGACCCGATGATCGCCAAGTTGATCGTGTGGGGCGAGACGCGCGCGCAAGCCATCTTGCGCATGCGCCGCGCGCTCGAAGAGTATCGCATCGTCGGCGTGCGGACGAACATCCCCTTCCACCAGACGATGATGGATTCGCATCGCTTCATGGGCGGGCAATACGACACGCGTTTTGTGGAGGAACGCTTCTCGATGGAAGATGCGGAGGAAAATCGCCAGGATTTTTCCGAAGTCGCGGCGATCCTCGCCACGCTGGTTGAACACCACGAAACCGAAGTGTCATCGCAATTCGTGCAACGCAACGAACGAGATGCCAGCAACTGGAGGTGGGTCAGTCGCTGGGAAAGGATGCACAGGTAA
- a CDS encoding biotin/lipoyl-binding protein encodes MKYVATVEGKDFLVDIIDEKHVSVNGKTYEIDFVTVSGQPVYSLIADGMSHESYIARGDENWQVLLRGRLYPVVVEDEREKRLRAAAGGGVAESGEFNLKAPMPGLVVAVPVEDGQEIKKGQVLLILESMKMQNELKSPRDGKVSRIRVKPGESVEQKQALLSVV; translated from the coding sequence ATGAAATACGTTGCCACAGTGGAAGGCAAGGACTTCCTCGTCGACATCATCGACGAAAAACACGTCAGCGTGAACGGCAAGACGTACGAGATCGACTTCGTCACCGTGAGCGGACAGCCGGTCTACTCGCTGATCGCAGACGGTATGTCGCACGAGTCGTACATCGCGCGCGGCGATGAGAATTGGCAAGTGCTCCTGCGCGGGCGGTTATATCCCGTGGTTGTGGAAGACGAGCGCGAGAAGCGCTTGCGCGCCGCGGCAGGCGGGGGCGTCGCCGAAAGCGGCGAGTTCAACCTCAAAGCGCCGATGCCCGGGTTGGTGGTGGCAGTGCCGGTGGAAGACGGGCAGGAAATCAAAAAAGGACAGGTGCTTCTCATCCTCGAATCGATGAAGATGCAAAACGAGTTGAAATCACCGCGCGATGGGAAGGTCAGCCGCATCAGGGTCAAGCCTGGCGAAAGCGTGGAGCAAAAACAGGCGCTGTTGAGCGTGGTTTGA
- a CDS encoding MoxR family ATPase, with product MTKLFESTNSVKSELNKQKYIASGEIATIVYLAQKLGKPLLTEGPAGVGKTELAKAIAGATGRELIRLQCYEGLDESKALYEWEYSKQLLYTQLLRDKLNDTLGKADSLSEAADKLAKEEDVFFSERFLLQRPLLKAILSEQPSVLLIDEIDRADAEFEAFLLEVLSDFQVSVPELGTLTAKHRPFVILTSNNTRELSEALKRRCLYLFIDYPTLQEELAVVRLKVPDLNPKLAQQAVEFVQRLRKGDMRKSPSISETLDWANALVALNASNLDKDTLEDTISVLLKHEADLQKAKRQFINPPPPPKPRADDLGRFTNN from the coding sequence ATGACTAAACTTTTTGAATCGACAAACTCCGTCAAGTCTGAGTTGAACAAGCAAAAATATATCGCTTCTGGCGAGATCGCCACGATTGTGTACCTCGCGCAGAAGTTAGGAAAGCCGCTCCTCACCGAGGGACCTGCAGGCGTCGGCAAGACGGAACTCGCCAAAGCCATCGCAGGCGCGACGGGACGGGAATTGATCCGCTTGCAGTGTTACGAAGGGTTGGACGAATCGAAAGCGTTGTACGAATGGGAATACTCGAAGCAATTGCTGTACACGCAACTCCTGCGCGACAAGTTGAACGACACCCTCGGCAAAGCGGACTCGCTATCCGAAGCCGCGGATAAACTCGCCAAAGAAGAAGATGTTTTCTTTTCTGAACGCTTCCTCTTGCAGCGTCCATTGTTGAAAGCGATTTTGAGCGAACAACCATCTGTGTTGCTGATTGACGAAATTGACCGCGCCGACGCGGAGTTCGAAGCCTTCTTGCTCGAAGTATTGAGCGACTTTCAAGTGTCTGTGCCAGAGTTGGGAACGTTGACCGCGAAGCATCGTCCGTTCGTGATTCTCACATCGAACAACACGCGCGAACTTTCCGAAGCGTTGAAGCGGCGCTGTTTGTATCTGTTCATTGATTACCCGACATTACAGGAAGAACTTGCAGTCGTGAGACTCAAAGTCCCAGATTTGAATCCGAAACTGGCGCAACAGGCTGTGGAGTTTGTGCAACGCCTCCGCAAAGGAGACATGCGCAAGTCCCCGTCCATCAGCGAGACATTGGATTGGGCGAACGCGCTCGTCGCGTTGAACGCATCCAATTTGGATAAGGACACGCTCGAGGATACGATCTCAGTTTTGTTGAAACACGAAGCCGATTTGCAAAAGGCGAAGCGGCAATTTATCAATCCGCCACCGCCGCCTAAGCCGAGGGCTGACGATCTCGGGAGATTTACAAATAATTAG
- a CDS encoding VWA domain-containing protein: MLQLISALRASGVRVSLAESAEAFSAVDIMGIQDREEFRLSLRATLVKDLKDIPVFDKLFPLFFGTGTPPMMGGNPSDDMTPEEAQMLADALRQYTENLRQRMQRLMSGDQLSRAELEALGQMVGLNQMDDLRYQNWMAQRMMRALAFPEVREALKELMEQLQQMGMSRDRVEQMRNMIQENLQGMREQIEQFAGERIAENMSERPCGEGVDNLINRPFHALSDADKKVLQNEVKRLAAMLRTRIALRQKRAKSGQLDPKATIRANLKYHGVPMEIKHKDRVRKPKIVVICDISTSMRFCSELMLSFLFALQGQVRKTHAFAFIDHLESISEDFSGSNADEAIASVLWRMPSGSYNTDLGWSLNDFQSEYMDTLNGQTTLIVVGDGRNNYYDPRLDIFSTMSRRAARTIWLNPEPPYLWHGDSDMPKYAPMCNNVLKVSNLRELAEAVDSLLAG; encoded by the coding sequence ATCCTTCAACTCATCTCAGCCTTACGCGCGAGCGGGGTGCGCGTATCACTTGCCGAATCTGCCGAGGCGTTTTCGGCGGTGGATATCATGGGGATTCAAGACCGCGAAGAGTTTCGGTTATCTCTGCGCGCCACGCTGGTCAAAGATCTGAAAGACATTCCCGTTTTCGATAAATTATTCCCATTGTTCTTTGGGACAGGGACGCCGCCAATGATGGGCGGAAATCCGTCCGACGATATGACGCCTGAAGAGGCGCAGATGCTGGCGGACGCGTTGCGGCAGTACACGGAGAATCTCCGTCAGCGGATGCAGAGGCTTATGAGCGGCGACCAGCTATCCCGTGCGGAGCTGGAAGCGTTGGGTCAGATGGTCGGACTGAATCAGATGGACGACCTCCGTTATCAAAATTGGATGGCGCAACGGATGATGCGCGCGCTGGCGTTCCCCGAAGTCCGCGAGGCGTTGAAAGAGTTGATGGAACAACTCCAGCAGATGGGTATGAGCCGCGACCGCGTCGAGCAAATGCGAAATATGATTCAGGAAAATTTGCAGGGCATGCGAGAACAGATCGAACAATTCGCGGGCGAACGCATTGCCGAGAATATGAGCGAGCGACCGTGCGGCGAAGGCGTGGACAATTTGATCAACCGTCCGTTCCACGCGCTGAGCGATGCCGATAAAAAAGTTTTGCAAAACGAAGTGAAGCGACTCGCCGCCATGTTGCGAACGCGGATCGCGTTGCGGCAAAAGCGCGCCAAAAGCGGACAACTCGACCCGAAGGCGACCATCCGCGCGAATTTGAAATATCACGGCGTGCCGATGGAGATCAAACACAAAGACCGCGTGCGCAAACCGAAGATCGTGGTCATTTGCGACATCAGCACCTCGATGCGATTTTGTTCAGAATTGATGTTGAGTTTTCTTTTTGCACTGCAAGGACAAGTACGCAAGACTCACGCGTTCGCGTTCATTGATCATCTCGAATCGATCTCGGAGGATTTCAGCGGCTCGAACGCGGACGAGGCGATCGCGTCCGTTTTGTGGCGGATGCCCAGCGGAAGTTACAACACCGACCTCGGCTGGTCGCTCAACGATTTTCAAAGCGAATACATGGACACGCTCAACGGGCAGACAACGCTCATCGTCGTCGGCGACGGGCGCAATAATTATTATGATCCGCGCCTCGACATTTTCTCCACGATGAGCCGCCGCGCCGCGCGGACGATTTGGCTGAATCCCGAACCTCCATATCTCTGGCACGGTGACAGCGACATGCCCAAGTACGCGCCGATGTGCAACAATGTGTTGAAGGTCAGCAATTTGAGGGAGTTGGCAGAGGCGGTGGATTCGTTGTTGGCGGGGTAG
- a CDS encoding M4 family metallopeptidase → MLEQIATKGSDAQKQMAMDNISVVYQLRAERAMRASLADLFAPTMPRAAEGGKERIVYDVKRGTSLPGTAVRREGDPASADAAVNEAYDGSGVTYDLYKDVYGRNSINNNAMRLDSSVHYRTGYDNAFWDGKQMVYGDGDENLPAEDRLFNRFTIAIDIIGHELTHGVTQFEAKLVYSQQPGALNEHMSDVFGSLVKQYQSRQTAAEADWIIGAGLFTSNVNGFGIRTMKAPGTAYDDPVLGKDPQPAHMKEYVNTASDNGGVHINSGIPNHAFYRAAMEIGGYAWEKTGMIWYVTLRDKLGENSNFQQCADLTHQAAGELFGSGSLEQQAVKNGWAGVGIAIGGETPEPKGCLEATLRFLGAA, encoded by the coding sequence ATGCTGGAGCAGATCGCCACCAAAGGTTCCGACGCGCAGAAACAAATGGCAATGGACAACATCAGCGTTGTCTATCAATTACGGGCAGAACGCGCCATGCGCGCCAGCCTGGCTGATTTGTTCGCCCCCACCATGCCACGCGCCGCGGAGGGCGGCAAGGAACGCATCGTCTACGATGTGAAGCGCGGCACATCCCTGCCCGGCACAGCTGTGCGCCGCGAAGGCGACCCTGCCAGCGCGGACGCGGCGGTGAATGAAGCGTACGATGGGAGCGGCGTCACCTACGATCTGTACAAAGATGTGTACGGGCGCAACTCGATCAACAACAACGCCATGCGGCTCGACTCGAGCGTGCATTACCGCACCGGCTACGATAACGCCTTCTGGGACGGCAAACAAATGGTGTACGGCGACGGCGATGAAAACCTGCCCGCGGAGGATCGTCTGTTCAACCGCTTCACCATCGCCATCGATATCATCGGACACGAGCTTACGCACGGCGTCACGCAGTTCGAAGCCAAGCTCGTCTACTCGCAACAGCCGGGCGCGTTGAACGAGCACATGTCGGATGTGTTCGGCTCACTGGTGAAACAGTATCAATCGCGCCAGACCGCCGCCGAAGCGGATTGGATCATCGGCGCGGGTTTGTTCACCTCCAACGTGAACGGCTTCGGCATCCGCACGATGAAAGCGCCCGGCACGGCGTACGACGATCCCGTGCTCGGCAAAGACCCGCAACCCGCGCACATGAAAGAGTATGTGAACACGGCGAGCGATAACGGCGGCGTGCACATCAATTCCGGTATCCCGAACCACGCCTTCTACCGCGCCGCGATGGAGATCGGCGGATACGCGTGGGAAAAAACGGGGATGATCTGGTATGTGACCCTGCGCGACAAACTTGGCGAAAATTCTAACTTTCAGCAATGCGCGGACCTCACGCATCAGGCGGCGGGAGAGTTGTTCGGCAGTGGGAGCCTTGAGCAACAAGCCGTCAAAAACGGCTGGGCGGGAGTCGGCATCGCCATCGGCGGCGAAACGCCCGAGCCAAAAGGCTGTCTCGAAGCGACACTGCGCTTCCTCGGCGCGGCGTAA
- a CDS encoding methylmalonyl-CoA carboxyltransferase, with protein sequence MNKQTNLQKLYDLKAKSRLGGGEERIKAQHSKGRLTARERIELLVDKGSFREMDSFVQHRTHDFGLDKQKFISDSVITGWGTIEGRLVYVFSQDFTVFGGSLGEVHAEKICKIMDMAMKSGAPVIGLNDSGGARIQEGVVALAGYADIFLRNTMASGVVPQISAIMGPCAGGAVYSPALTDFIFMTRNTSYMFVTGPDVVKAVTHEEVTQEELGGASVHSEKSGVCHVAADSEADTLFLIRKMLGYLPQNNMEDPPFLVTDDPLRMDETLDGIIPDDANKPYDIKDVIRPIMDGGQFFEIHENYAQNIVVGFARLGGHSVGIVANQPAVLAGVLDIDASEKGARFVRFCDSFNIPIITFEDVPGFLPGTNQEHHGIIRSGAKLLYAYCEATVPKLTVVTRKAYGGAYCVMSSKHIRSDINLAWPSAEIAVMGPDGAVNIIFRKELEKAKDPVARKAELVADYREKFASPYVAAERGYIDDVIEPKETRPRLINALEMLSNKRDTNPAKKHGNIPL encoded by the coding sequence ATGAACAAGCAGACCAATCTTCAAAAACTGTATGACCTCAAGGCAAAATCCCGTTTGGGCGGCGGCGAAGAGCGCATCAAGGCGCAACACTCAAAAGGGCGGCTCACCGCGCGCGAACGCATCGAACTTTTGGTGGACAAAGGCTCGTTCCGCGAAATGGACTCGTTCGTCCAACACCGCACCCACGATTTCGGGTTAGACAAACAAAAGTTCATTAGCGATTCGGTGATCACCGGTTGGGGCACCATCGAAGGCAGGTTGGTGTATGTTTTTTCGCAGGATTTCACCGTGTTCGGGGGAAGCCTCGGAGAAGTGCACGCGGAAAAAATTTGCAAGATCATGGATATGGCGATGAAGTCTGGCGCGCCTGTGATCGGGTTGAACGATTCGGGCGGCGCGCGTATTCAAGAAGGCGTGGTTGCGCTGGCGGGCTATGCCGATATTTTTTTACGGAACACCATGGCATCGGGGGTCGTCCCGCAAATTTCCGCCATCATGGGGCCGTGCGCCGGCGGCGCGGTGTATTCTCCCGCTCTCACCGATTTCATCTTCATGACGCGCAACACCTCGTACATGTTCGTGACGGGACCCGATGTGGTCAAAGCCGTTACCCACGAGGAAGTGACGCAGGAGGAACTGGGCGGCGCGAGCGTGCATTCGGAAAAGTCCGGCGTGTGCCATGTGGCGGCAGACAGCGAAGCCGATACGTTGTTCCTGATCCGCAAAATGCTCGGCTACCTGCCGCAGAACAACATGGAAGATCCGCCGTTCCTCGTCACCGACGATCCACTGCGTATGGACGAGACCCTCGACGGCATCATCCCCGATGATGCGAACAAGCCGTACGATATCAAAGACGTGATCCGCCCGATCATGGATGGCGGGCAGTTTTTCGAGATCCATGAAAATTACGCGCAAAACATCGTGGTTGGGTTTGCGCGTCTGGGCGGTCATTCGGTGGGGATCGTGGCAAATCAACCCGCCGTGCTGGCTGGAGTGCTTGATATCGACGCCAGTGAAAAAGGCGCGCGCTTCGTTCGCTTCTGCGACTCGTTCAACATTCCCATCATCACATTCGAAGATGTGCCAGGCTTTTTACCGGGCACCAACCAGGAACACCATGGCATCATCCGCTCTGGCGCCAAGTTGTTATACGCCTATTGCGAAGCCACCGTGCCGAAGTTGACGGTGGTCACCCGCAAGGCGTACGGCGGCGCGTATTGCGTGATGTCGTCCAAACACATCCGCAGTGATATAAACCTTGCGTGGCCCTCTGCCGAGATCGCCGTGATGGGACCCGATGGCGCGGTCAACATCATCTTCCGCAAAGAATTAGAAAAAGCAAAGGACCCCGTAGCAAGGAAAGCGGAATTGGTGGCGGATTACCGCGAGAAATTCGCCAGCCCCTACGTGGCGGCAGAACGCGGCTACATCGACGATGTGATCGAGCCGAAGGAAACTCGCCCGCGCTTGATCAACGCGCTGGAAATGTTGAGCAACAAGCGCGATACCAACCCGGCGAAGAAACACGGGAATATCCCACTCTAG
- a CDS encoding BrnT family toxin, with protein METIEFEWDDEKAEDNVNKHGVSFEEGATIFNDPMIATVFDPEHSKREERYISIGVSVQGRLLVVVHTEREERIRLISCRKATNGERKTHENN; from the coding sequence ATGGAAACCATCGAATTCGAATGGGACGATGAAAAAGCCGAAGATAACGTTAACAAACACGGCGTTAGTTTTGAAGAAGGAGCGACCATCTTCAACGACCCGATGATCGCTACGGTGTTTGACCCCGAACATTCAAAGCGCGAAGAACGGTATATTTCCATCGGGGTTTCCGTTCAAGGTCGCCTATTAGTCGTTGTGCACACCGAACGAGAAGAAAGAATTCGATTGATCAGTTGCAGAAAAGCAACGAATGGTGAGAGAAAAACCCATGAAAACAACTAA
- a CDS encoding glycosyltransferase family 4 protein, translating into MKIALLTEKYTPDIGGLAISSERLARLLASAGYEVRVFSPTGSLPPSEQRTLPSSGVVVTRFGSHKRADDTLVDWFDLIVEEHAREPFDVLHAYFLTQAGFIATLAGRYLNIPSVVSIRGNDVDRAAFDPARFSHTMFALQHANVVTANAQESIRKARAFFDREIILIPNGVDANHFKPIDKNLALVESLGLSSHVTLSDSEGSPRPNEKTLRSLTLPQRDMNPVIGFVGELREKKGMKTLLSAYAQVNARRRCTLLTVGEIRHGEDSQTFEQMRASIPESNIVVTGYVSPNDLPAYYSLIDVFVHPSLHDGMPNAILEGMACERAVIATPAGGTKDIVEDGKNGMLVNVNDADALAEKILALLDDREKRESLGKSAREFVMNNFKPEKELKANLEVYRKLGLKV; encoded by the coding sequence ATGAAAATTGCTCTCCTCACTGAAAAGTATACACCCGACATCGGCGGACTGGCAATCTCGTCTGAGCGACTCGCGCGCCTGTTAGCTTCTGCTGGATATGAAGTCCGCGTCTTTTCTCCGACGGGCAGTCTGCCCCCCTCCGAACAGCGGACTCTCCCTTCAAGCGGAGTCGTCGTCACGCGCTTCGGCTCACACAAACGCGCAGACGATACGCTCGTTGACTGGTTCGACCTCATCGTCGAAGAACACGCCCGCGAACCCTTCGACGTGCTTCACGCCTACTTCCTCACGCAAGCAGGATTCATCGCAACTCTTGCTGGACGATACTTGAACATCCCAAGCGTCGTCTCGATTCGCGGCAACGACGTAGACCGCGCCGCATTCGACCCTGCGAGATTCTCGCACACGATGTTCGCGTTGCAACATGCGAACGTAGTTACTGCCAACGCGCAAGAGTCGATTCGCAAAGCCAGAGCATTTTTTGATAGAGAAATCATTTTGATTCCAAACGGCGTGGATGCGAATCATTTCAAGCCGATAGATAAGAATCTCGCCTTAGTTGAGTCTCTCGGACTCTCCAGCCATGTCACCCTGAGCGATAGCGAAGGGTCTCCACGTCCAAACGAAAAGACTCTTCGGTCGCTAACGCTCCCTCAGAGGGACATGAATCCTGTAATCGGCTTCGTCGGTGAATTGCGCGAGAAAAAAGGGATGAAGACTCTCCTCTCTGCCTACGCGCAGGTCAACGCGAGACGCCGCTGCACCCTGCTGACGGTGGGAGAAATTCGCCACGGTGAAGACAGCCAAACCTTCGAACAGATGCGGGCGTCCATCCCCGAATCAAATATCGTAGTCACAGGCTACGTCTCGCCCAACGACCTGCCCGCGTATTATTCGTTGATTGACGTCTTCGTTCATCCGTCTCTGCACGATGGGATGCCGAACGCAATTCTCGAAGGGATGGCGTGTGAACGAGCCGTGATCGCAACGCCTGCTGGCGGGACAAAAGATATTGTGGAGGATGGAAAGAATGGTATGCTTGTCAACGTCAATGACGCAGACGCGCTGGCAGAAAAAATTCTTGCGTTGTTAGACGACCGTGAGAAACGCGAATCACTCGGTAAAAGCGCGAGAGAATTTGTGATGAACAATTTCAAACCAGAAAAAGAATTGAAAGCAAATTTGGAAGTATATCGAAAACTTGGGTTGAAAGTGTAA